From Vibrio aerogenes, a single genomic window includes:
- a CDS encoding PaaI family thioesterase translates to MEREQAVRQVHTHCMVCGPTAHNPDSLRLKFIEDTAGDAVTWFNVTPRHQGYDGMLHGGMVSTLLDAAMTHRLFLQNVHALTAELVVRFVSPVLVGWRVKVSASLMKQKRGVYWLEGIISYEGKIIAKADAKFIVPRAGQHLSSGSTAFHG, encoded by the coding sequence TTGGAGCGTGAACAAGCCGTCAGGCAGGTACATACACATTGTATGGTGTGTGGTCCTACGGCACACAACCCGGATAGCTTAAGACTGAAATTTATAGAAGATACTGCAGGTGATGCTGTGACATGGTTTAACGTGACACCCCGTCATCAGGGATACGATGGCATGTTGCACGGAGGAATGGTCAGTACATTACTTGATGCTGCAATGACTCACAGGCTGTTTCTGCAGAATGTGCATGCATTAACGGCTGAGTTAGTGGTTCGTTTTGTCTCACCTGTGTTGGTCGGGTGGCGGGTAAAGGTGTCAGCAAGCCTGATGAAACAAAAGCGGGGAGTTTACTGGCTGGAAGGTATCATCAGTTATGAGGGGAAAATCATAGCCAAAGCTGATGCTAAGTTTATTGTGCCGCGGGCCGGGCAACACTTATCGTCTGGCAGCACAGCTTTTCATGGATGA
- a CDS encoding NifB/NifX family molybdenum-iron cluster-binding protein, whose translation MKAAFTIWNDRISPVFDVAGHILLVDVNHPKGMTAGEVLSLPQKTADKLTFLCNQEVNVLVCGAISQPLLHAVKSCRIQVFPFCAGDISELVSAWKSGELVQARFAMPGCQRQQRNRRGNGWKCSDLLQRRCNQKNRSK comes from the coding sequence ATGAAAGCAGCATTTACGATATGGAATGATCGCATCTCTCCGGTTTTTGATGTCGCCGGACATATACTTCTGGTGGATGTGAATCACCCAAAAGGTATGACGGCCGGAGAAGTCCTTTCTCTGCCGCAGAAAACCGCGGATAAACTGACATTTCTATGCAATCAGGAAGTGAATGTGCTGGTATGTGGTGCGATTTCCCAACCTTTATTACATGCTGTTAAATCATGTCGAATTCAGGTTTTTCCGTTCTGTGCCGGTGATATCAGTGAGCTGGTCTCAGCATGGAAGAGCGGAGAGCTGGTGCAGGCACGGTTTGCGATGCCTGGTTGTCAAAGGCAGCAGCGAAACAGGCGGGGAAATGGCTGGAAATGTTCAGATCTTCTGCAAAGAAGGTGTAATCAGAAAAACAGGAGTAAATGA